Proteins encoded together in one Ralstonia insidiosa window:
- a CDS encoding dihydrodipicolinate synthase family protein yields MSAFGKPRVFVPVVTPFRSDLSVDTPRFVAFCRWLVGQGAGLAVFGTNSEANSLSLAERRAVLDAVFAADIDRAQLLPGAGACALTEAIELTRHAVAGRCAGVLMLPPFYYQGVSDDGLFAYYSEVIQAVGSDALRVLLYHIPQFTGVPISHALIERLIAAYPNTVVGIKDSSGDWANTEAMLKRFPGFAVFPASEALLGKALPLGAAGCISATANLQPHAIARLLAATTAEDRAVWEAKVTGLRTVVQALPMIPALKAVVGHHMQHAGWSRVRPPLTAFNAEQANALLAQLDALGFSMPPVDQVAA; encoded by the coding sequence ATGTCCGCATTTGGCAAGCCGCGCGTATTCGTGCCTGTCGTCACGCCGTTTCGCTCTGACCTGAGTGTCGATACACCGCGCTTTGTCGCGTTCTGCCGCTGGCTGGTTGGGCAGGGCGCAGGCTTGGCCGTGTTCGGCACCAACAGCGAGGCGAATTCGCTGAGCCTGGCCGAACGCCGTGCCGTGCTGGACGCCGTGTTTGCCGCCGACATCGACCGCGCGCAACTGCTGCCTGGCGCCGGTGCCTGCGCGCTGACGGAGGCGATCGAGTTGACGCGCCACGCGGTGGCTGGCCGCTGCGCGGGCGTGCTCATGCTGCCGCCGTTCTACTACCAGGGCGTAAGCGACGACGGCCTGTTTGCGTACTACTCCGAGGTCATCCAGGCCGTGGGGTCGGACGCACTGCGCGTGCTGCTGTATCACATCCCGCAATTCACGGGCGTGCCGATCTCGCACGCGCTGATCGAGCGATTGATTGCTGCGTATCCGAACACCGTGGTCGGCATCAAGGACAGCTCAGGCGATTGGGCGAATACCGAGGCGATGCTCAAGCGCTTTCCCGGGTTTGCCGTGTTTCCGGCATCTGAAGCGTTGCTGGGCAAAGCGCTGCCGCTGGGCGCGGCGGGCTGCATCTCTGCCACGGCCAACCTGCAGCCGCATGCGATTGCCCGCCTGTTGGCGGCAACCACGGCCGAGGACCGTGCAGTCTGGGAAGCAAAGGTGACGGGGTTGCGCACGGTCGTGCAGGCGCTGCCGATGATCCCGGCGCTCAAGGCCGTGGTGGGACACCACATGCAGCACGCCGGCTGGAGCCGCGTGCGCCCGCCCTTGACGGCGTTCAACGCAGAGCAGGCGAATGCGCTGCTCGCGCAGCTCGATGCATTGGGGTTCTCGATGCCGCCGGTCGATCAGGTGGCGGCATGA
- a CDS encoding GntR family transcriptional regulator, with protein sequence MRRTSAADAVAPNPTADTMTTLSSKIYRLLCDEIIDGTLEPGQKLEEAALAERFNASRTPIREALRELAVRGLVELTPRKGVVVAQFSIEELADMLEAMCELEALCCRLSAQRMSVVEKKQLEVLQSDMNEAIAQGDEAGYFELNREFHELICKGAQSKSLASIIAVQRQRLAGFRAAQPATPSRFEAATDEHREIVSAILDADPERAYNAMRDHTARLSIVVLGRLKKQQHANRASA encoded by the coding sequence ATGCGACGCACATCTGCCGCAGACGCCGTTGCGCCCAACCCCACCGCTGACACGATGACGACGCTCTCTTCCAAAATCTATCGACTGCTGTGCGACGAGATCATTGACGGCACGCTTGAGCCCGGTCAGAAGCTCGAAGAAGCGGCGCTGGCCGAGCGCTTCAACGCCTCGCGCACGCCCATCCGCGAAGCCCTGCGCGAGCTGGCCGTCCGTGGGCTGGTAGAGCTCACGCCGCGCAAGGGCGTGGTGGTGGCGCAGTTCAGCATCGAAGAGCTGGCCGACATGCTCGAAGCCATGTGCGAACTTGAAGCGCTCTGCTGCCGCCTGAGCGCGCAGCGCATGAGCGTGGTCGAGAAGAAGCAGCTCGAAGTGCTCCAGAGCGACATGAACGAGGCCATCGCGCAAGGCGACGAGGCTGGTTATTTCGAGCTCAACCGCGAGTTTCACGAGCTGATCTGCAAGGGCGCGCAGAGCAAGTCGCTGGCGTCGATCATTGCGGTGCAGCGCCAGCGCCTGGCAGGCTTCCGCGCCGCGCAGCCGGCAACACCCTCGCGCTTTGAGGCCGCCACTGACGAGCACCGCGAAATCGTCTCCGCCATCCTCGACGCCGATCCGGAGCGCGCCTACAACGCGATGCGCGACCACACGGCGCGCCTGTCGATCGTCGTGCTGGGCCGCCTGAAGAAGCAGCAGCACGCGAACCGCGCCAGCGCCTGA
- a CDS encoding fumarylacetoacetate hydrolase family protein, whose amino-acid sequence MIRFGIASYELNGRVAAGLSVGDALYDMQTVLKQATGDAAPVDVDALVRGWDQNGAAAVKQFETAARAIADGTIDAKPLTGYRLRVPFTPRRIFAAASNYYEHAREMGTELAPREESTPYMFMKAETSVVPTLAEVRIPPQAERVDWEVELAVVIGKPGRHIALEDALDYVAGYTVLNDVSARDLNRRTDYPFKHDWFRGKSFDTFGPLGPWLVPRACIAEPQNLRMRLTVNGETMQDGNTSEMIFSVAEQIHYLSSILTLQPGDMIATGTPTGVGMGRGIYLKPGDVMVASIDGIGSIENPLVQG is encoded by the coding sequence GTGATCAGGTTCGGGATTGCAAGCTATGAATTGAATGGCCGCGTTGCCGCGGGTTTGAGCGTTGGCGACGCGTTGTACGACATGCAGACCGTGTTGAAGCAGGCCACGGGAGATGCAGCGCCGGTGGACGTTGACGCCCTCGTTCGGGGCTGGGACCAGAACGGTGCGGCCGCTGTGAAGCAGTTCGAGACCGCCGCACGCGCCATTGCCGACGGCACCATTGATGCCAAGCCGCTCACCGGCTACCGGCTGCGCGTGCCGTTCACGCCGCGCCGCATCTTTGCCGCGGCCTCCAACTACTACGAGCACGCCCGCGAGATGGGCACCGAGCTGGCCCCGCGCGAGGAAAGCACGCCGTACATGTTCATGAAGGCCGAGACCAGCGTGGTGCCGACGCTGGCTGAAGTGCGCATTCCGCCCCAGGCCGAGCGCGTGGACTGGGAGGTGGAGCTGGCTGTAGTGATCGGCAAGCCAGGCCGCCATATCGCCCTTGAAGATGCGCTGGACTACGTGGCGGGCTACACCGTGCTGAATGACGTGAGCGCGCGCGATCTCAACCGGCGGACGGACTATCCGTTCAAACACGACTGGTTTCGCGGCAAGAGTTTCGATACCTTCGGGCCCCTGGGGCCGTGGCTGGTGCCCCGCGCGTGCATTGCCGAGCCGCAAAATTTGCGCATGCGGCTGACGGTGAACGGCGAGACCATGCAGGACGGCAACACGTCGGAAATGATCTTCAGCGTGGCCGAGCAGATTCACTATCTGTCGTCGATCCTGACACTGCAGCCGGGCGATATGATTGCGACGGGCACGCCGACGGGGGTCGGCATGGGCCGCGGTATCTACCTGAAGCCGGGCGACGTGATGGTGGCGTCCATCGACGGCATCGGCTCGATCGAGAATCCGCTGGTGCAGGGGTGA
- a CDS encoding ABC transporter substrate-binding protein, whose amino-acid sequence MLERVCALIRGLVFAAGLGAGLVSVVHAADTVRVNLAWLPQGSTGGILVAQAKGYYKEAGLDVTVMRGYGGQRTVNEVDAGLFEFGYGDPVSVALNRAHGGHTVMVGAINTRWPGAMCYVERPGFKVTSLKDLAGMTLGGGGASAVQNIVPAWLKQNGMAPDAIKLVRLDPAVINTALLQKRIDLSECWEGASLPVQQAFAQRAGQKLGKVYYRDFGLDMMGSGIVTTDGYIAQHPDVVKRFVEATYRGYAFMRDQPKAAVDAIVAQQPLLDRAILQQQIAETNNLISDEPDKHKIGWLRPERINGTVEFLSRAFDLGGKVKPGDLYTNRFVE is encoded by the coding sequence ATGCTGGAGCGGGTATGTGCCTTGATACGCGGGCTGGTGTTCGCGGCAGGGCTTGGAGCAGGGCTGGTGTCAGTGGTGCATGCGGCTGACACTGTACGCGTCAACCTGGCGTGGCTGCCGCAGGGCAGCACGGGTGGCATCCTGGTTGCACAGGCCAAGGGCTACTACAAGGAAGCCGGGCTGGACGTGACGGTCATGCGCGGCTACGGCGGGCAGCGCACCGTCAACGAGGTCGACGCCGGGCTCTTCGAGTTCGGTTACGGCGACCCGGTGAGCGTGGCGCTCAACCGCGCGCACGGCGGGCACACGGTGATGGTGGGCGCGATCAACACGCGCTGGCCGGGTGCCATGTGCTATGTGGAGCGGCCCGGCTTCAAGGTGACTTCACTCAAGGATCTGGCCGGCATGACGCTGGGCGGGGGCGGTGCATCGGCGGTGCAGAACATCGTGCCGGCCTGGCTCAAGCAGAACGGCATGGCACCCGACGCCATCAAGCTGGTGCGGCTGGACCCGGCGGTGATCAACACCGCGCTGCTGCAGAAGCGCATCGACTTGTCCGAATGTTGGGAGGGCGCCAGCCTGCCGGTGCAGCAGGCGTTCGCGCAGCGTGCGGGCCAGAAGCTGGGCAAGGTGTACTACCGCGATTTCGGCCTCGACATGATGGGCAGCGGCATCGTCACCACCGACGGCTACATCGCGCAGCATCCGGATGTGGTCAAGCGCTTTGTCGAGGCCACGTACCGCGGCTACGCCTTCATGCGTGACCAGCCCAAGGCCGCGGTGGACGCGATCGTCGCGCAGCAGCCGCTGCTCGACCGTGCCATCCTGCAGCAGCAGATTGCGGAAACCAACAACCTGATCTCGGACGAACCGGACAAGCACAAGATCGGCTGGCTGCGCCCTGAACGCATCAACGGGACGGTCGAGTTCCTGTCGCGCGCGTTTGACCTGGGCGGCAAGGTCAAGCCTGGCGATCTGTACACGAACCGCTTCGTCGAATGA
- a CDS encoding VOC family protein, with product MNSLRPKRLGHMVLMVRDIQRSAKFYTEVLGLKVSDWIGDQMVFLRAGTDHHDLALSQLPKDSPDFNDLPRYSRPGLEHFSYLIDSVEEMERSVKVLQEHGVEIVRGIGRHGPGDNYFLVFKDPDGNNVEVYCNMEQIGERDPREAQVWERSIESFDQYRFERFVVPPPPHLVAQKSGGAAPQAESADKEKPGDKS from the coding sequence ATGAACAGCTTGCGTCCCAAGCGGCTTGGACACATGGTTTTGATGGTGCGGGACATCCAGCGCTCGGCCAAGTTCTACACCGAAGTCCTGGGCCTGAAGGTGTCGGACTGGATTGGCGACCAGATGGTCTTTCTGCGCGCCGGCACCGACCACCATGACCTGGCGCTGTCCCAGTTGCCGAAGGATTCGCCCGACTTCAACGACCTGCCGCGCTACTCGCGCCCGGGGCTGGAGCACTTCTCTTACCTGATCGACAGCGTTGAAGAGATGGAGCGCTCGGTCAAGGTGCTGCAGGAGCACGGCGTGGAGATCGTGCGCGGCATTGGCCGACACGGCCCCGGCGACAACTACTTCCTCGTCTTCAAGGACCCGGACGGCAACAACGTCGAGGTCTACTGCAACATGGAGCAGATTGGCGAGCGCGACCCGCGCGAGGCGCAGGTGTGGGAGCGCAGCATCGAGTCGTTCGACCAATATCGCTTCGAGCGCTTTGTCGTGCCGCCGCCGCCGCACCTCGTTGCACAGAAGTCCGGTGGAGCGGCACCCCAGGCGGAATCTGCCGATAAAGAGAAGCCCGGAGACAAGTCATGA